The genomic interval TCATTAATAGATTGGTTATGAAAGTAATAGTAAGCACTTTAGCAATTATTGTAGGAATGGGGTGGTCAGTTGCCTATTTTAGATTTGATGCAGGAGGTATTTATCATTTAACACTGGTTGTTGCATTAGTTGCACTTTTAACACAATGGCTACCTAGTAGAAAATTGAAATGAAATTTGAACGTGGTTTCGAT from Fluviicola taffensis DSM 16823 carries:
- a CDS encoding lmo0937 family membrane protein, with the translated sequence MKVIVSTLAIIVGMGWSVAYFRFDAGGIYHLTLVVALVALLTQWLPSRKLK